The following are encoded in a window of uncultured Sphaerochaeta sp. genomic DNA:
- a CDS encoding ketopantoate reductase family protein has product MKHIAMLGCGAVGALYGLRLHNLLGDEHLCFIVDENRKNRYTQKGIYLNEQRAPFRYCTPEEAPVVDLVILATKNHHLADAISMLKPVVGPDTAILSLLNGIESERELSKAFGIEKVLYGFAVGLNSTHVGNHITYTKEGRIVFGEKSNENTERIKEISALFDRAGVSYVVPENIERELWNKFMLNTAYNTISGLLSATYGDLDQEPVWNLAQKVCKEVQNVAKADGVLLPDSLIEENHRIVTSLGFAGKTSMCQDMEAGRRTENKWFSGTVIKLGKIHGIPTPTCEVLSALVEARENISLRLGQAR; this is encoded by the coding sequence ATGAAACACATTGCAATGCTTGGTTGTGGGGCAGTTGGAGCCCTCTATGGCCTACGATTACATAATCTGCTAGGTGATGAGCACCTCTGCTTCATCGTTGATGAGAACAGAAAGAATAGATACACACAGAAAGGTATATATCTCAATGAACAGAGAGCTCCCTTTCGATACTGTACCCCAGAAGAGGCTCCAGTGGTCGATCTTGTCATCCTTGCCACCAAGAACCATCACCTTGCGGATGCTATTTCCATGCTGAAACCTGTTGTTGGACCAGATACAGCCATTCTTTCCCTGCTCAATGGAATTGAAAGCGAACGGGAACTCTCAAAGGCTTTTGGGATAGAGAAAGTACTTTATGGTTTTGCTGTAGGACTGAATTCCACACACGTTGGTAATCATATCACCTATACCAAGGAAGGCAGGATTGTCTTTGGCGAGAAGAGCAATGAAAATACAGAACGAATCAAGGAGATCTCAGCCCTGTTTGACCGTGCAGGTGTTTCCTATGTAGTTCCTGAGAACATTGAGCGTGAGCTCTGGAACAAGTTCATGCTCAACACAGCGTACAACACAATAAGCGGACTGCTCTCTGCAACCTATGGAGACCTGGATCAAGAGCCGGTATGGAACCTTGCGCAGAAAGTATGCAAGGAAGTACAGAACGTTGCAAAGGCTGATGGAGTCCTCCTCCCTGATTCCCTCATTGAGGAGAATCATCGTATCGTGACCTCACTTGGTTTTGCAGGAAAAACCTCCATGTGCCAAGACATGGAGGCTGGAAGAAGAACAGAAAATAAGTGGTTCAGTGGGACAGTGATCAAGCTGGGAAAGATCCATGGGATCCCTACCCCCACCTGTGAAGTTCTCTCAGCCTTGGTTGAAGCAAGAGAGAATATAAGCCTTAGGCTCGGCCAAGCTCGATAA
- a CDS encoding solute carrier family 23 protein — protein sequence MANQPSNAMKYGPADKPPMGQWIPLSVQHVFAMFGATILVPILTGLSPSTALFTAGTGTLIYILITGAKVPAFLGSSFAFIPALVAISSAYGVPYAMGGAVVSGLFYMLVAYIIKKSGHNWLNKALPPVVIGSVIVVIGLNLAPTAMGMAMYDGSGEYSLYFLLIATVTLSLTIIANIFGKGFFSIIPILIGLFGGYFFALAIGLIFPQYALIDFAAVKEAAWFGLPTFTLPKFNIVAAITFIMVSLATICEHLGDTLTISKVVGRDFYKDPGLHRTIAGDGIATLWASLWGGPPNTTYGENIGVLALTRVYSVYVTGGAAVVAIFLSFFPKFGALIQTIPNPVLGGISMLLFGTIASSGLRTLVDAGVNYEDKRNLTISSVILVIGIGGGMLSFAMGENLEFTLAGVALATLIGILLNIFLPKEIA from the coding sequence ATGGCAAATCAACCATCCAACGCCATGAAGTATGGTCCGGCCGACAAGCCACCGATGGGACAATGGATTCCCCTGAGTGTCCAGCATGTCTTCGCAATGTTCGGTGCGACCATTCTCGTCCCGATCCTTACCGGTCTTAGTCCGAGTACTGCCCTCTTTACCGCAGGTACCGGTACACTGATCTACATCCTGATCACCGGAGCAAAGGTCCCAGCGTTCCTTGGTTCCTCGTTTGCATTCATCCCGGCCCTGGTTGCAATAAGCAGTGCCTATGGGGTTCCGTATGCAATGGGTGGAGCAGTGGTTTCCGGCCTTTTTTATATGCTGGTGGCTTACATCATCAAGAAAAGTGGACACAACTGGCTGAATAAGGCCCTCCCCCCAGTAGTCATCGGATCAGTCATTGTGGTTATCGGTCTGAACTTGGCACCTACTGCCATGGGTATGGCAATGTACGACGGGAGCGGTGAGTACAGTCTCTATTTCTTGTTGATCGCTACCGTTACTCTCTCCTTGACCATTATTGCGAATATATTTGGCAAGGGGTTCTTCAGTATCATTCCTATTCTGATCGGGTTGTTTGGTGGTTACTTCTTTGCCCTGGCCATTGGCCTCATCTTCCCCCAGTATGCCCTGATCGATTTTGCAGCAGTCAAGGAAGCTGCTTGGTTCGGTCTTCCCACCTTCACCTTGCCAAAGTTCAATATTGTTGCAGCCATCACCTTTATCATGGTCTCCCTTGCAACCATCTGTGAACACCTTGGCGATACACTTACGATCAGCAAGGTGGTAGGAAGGGATTTCTACAAGGATCCAGGTTTGCACAGGACCATCGCCGGTGATGGTATAGCAACGCTCTGGGCATCCTTGTGGGGTGGCCCTCCAAACACTACCTATGGAGAGAATATCGGGGTACTCGCACTTACTCGTGTGTACAGTGTGTATGTGACCGGGGGTGCAGCTGTTGTGGCAATTTTCCTTTCGTTCTTCCCGAAGTTTGGTGCCTTGATCCAGACGATCCCCAACCCAGTACTTGGCGGTATCTCCATGTTGCTCTTCGGTACCATTGCTTCCAGTGGTCTTCGTACCTTGGTTGATGCCGGGGTCAACTACGAGGACAAGCGCAATCTGACGATCAGCAGTGTGATACTGGTAATCGGAATTGGTGGCGGCATGCTTTCTTTTGCCATGGGAGAGAACCTGGAGTTCACCCTGGCTGGAGTTGCGCTGGCTACCCTGATCGGTATCCTGCTCAACATCTTCCTTCCAAAGGAAATTGCATAA
- a CDS encoding iron-containing alcohol dehydrogenase has product MSVMSFSIPRTIYYGEGSLDKLAQLQGKRAAIVTGGSSMKRFGFLDQAEALLKKAGIDSILIDGVEPNPSVETVQKGAKAMLEFTPDWIVAIGGGSALDAAKVMWCFYEHPELAFEDIIQPGSMPSLRNKAKFIAIPSTSGTASEITAFSVITDTKKHIKYPIVAADMVPDIAILDPSLPMTMPKHITANTGMDVMCHAAEAVVSTAATAFTDPYAIQAIKMVLEYLPVAYHEPKNLEAREAMHEASALAGMAFTNASLGLVHSMAHKIGGEFGVTHGLANAILLPYVIAYNRKFTDKYAYAEKILGVADLAQAIKEMNQKMDIPSCFKDCSEVDFNEEKFKEVLQRMSQNAFEDPCTLTNPGTPTAADVQMLYEAAYYGTEVK; this is encoded by the coding sequence ATGAGCGTTATGAGTTTTTCCATTCCCAGAACCATCTACTATGGAGAAGGTTCCCTCGATAAACTTGCCCAGCTTCAGGGCAAGAGAGCAGCTATCGTGACAGGCGGCAGTTCAATGAAGCGTTTTGGCTTCCTAGATCAGGCCGAAGCCCTCCTGAAAAAAGCAGGTATCGATTCCATACTGATTGACGGTGTTGAACCGAACCCATCCGTGGAAACGGTACAAAAAGGCGCCAAGGCAATGCTTGAATTCACCCCTGATTGGATCGTAGCGATCGGAGGCGGATCAGCGCTTGATGCAGCCAAGGTCATGTGGTGCTTCTATGAACACCCTGAGCTTGCCTTCGAGGATATCATCCAACCGGGAAGTATGCCCTCCCTTCGCAACAAGGCGAAATTCATTGCAATCCCCTCAACCAGTGGAACAGCAAGTGAGATCACCGCATTCTCGGTTATCACCGACACAAAGAAGCACATCAAGTATCCCATCGTTGCTGCTGACATGGTGCCGGATATTGCCATCCTCGACCCATCACTGCCCATGACAATGCCGAAGCACATCACAGCCAATACCGGTATGGATGTCATGTGCCATGCAGCGGAGGCAGTAGTCTCTACTGCAGCAACCGCATTTACCGATCCTTATGCCATCCAGGCTATCAAGATGGTCCTAGAATATCTTCCTGTTGCTTACCACGAGCCGAAGAACCTGGAAGCCAGAGAAGCAATGCACGAGGCATCAGCCTTGGCAGGCATGGCATTTACCAATGCATCCCTTGGATTGGTTCACTCCATGGCTCACAAGATTGGTGGAGAATTTGGGGTAACCCATGGATTGGCAAACGCAATTCTCCTCCCCTACGTAATTGCCTACAACCGAAAATTTACTGACAAGTACGCATATGCAGAGAAGATTCTCGGTGTTGCCGACCTTGCACAAGCCATCAAGGAGATGAACCAGAAGATGGATATCCCTTCCTGCTTCAAGGATTGCAGTGAGGTTGATTTCAACGAGGAGAAGTTCAAGGAAGTCTTGCAGAGAATGAGCCAAAATGCGTTTGAAGATCCCTGCACCTTGACCAATCCCGGTACTCCTACTGCCGCTGATGTACAGATGCTGTATGAAGCTGCCTATTATGGAACAGAAGTGAAATAA
- a CDS encoding M20/M25/M40 family metallo-hydrolase, with protein MQILIDTFTKLVSFDSVSYEEDQIALLLETALLQAGLHTEYDEGENLYGFLPGEGKTILLNAHMDTVSLARGAKVVEDGDILRSDGTTALGADDKAAIAAILVALNTIKQQKIEHPNIVVLFTRSEEQGLVGAQSIDVSKLSAVSHGFTFDASGPVGGAISAAPSQDKIEAVFHGKGAHAGFKPETGISAIQMASQAVSSMSLLRIDEETTANVGSFIAPGAKNIVCDKATLVFEARSLNPNKLAVQSTSMIDAMRSAAKDHGGSVDITHEHQYEAYHHREDATVLKHFKEACGSLGLPVSLAPTLGGSDANVLNKLGIETLVCTSGYEEPHTKSEYIPKKELENLFSLVLELITL; from the coding sequence ATGCAAATCCTTATAGACACCTTTACAAAACTGGTCTCTTTCGACTCGGTCTCCTATGAGGAAGACCAAATCGCACTTCTCCTGGAAACAGCACTGCTTCAGGCAGGACTCCATACAGAATACGATGAGGGAGAAAATTTGTATGGATTCCTTCCCGGAGAAGGAAAAACCATTCTACTCAATGCCCATATGGATACTGTCAGCCTAGCCCGAGGAGCAAAGGTTGTCGAAGATGGTGATATACTAAGGAGTGACGGAACCACTGCTCTTGGTGCTGATGACAAGGCAGCCATCGCGGCCATCCTGGTCGCTCTCAATACCATAAAACAGCAAAAGATTGAGCATCCAAATATCGTGGTACTCTTCACCAGAAGTGAAGAACAAGGCTTGGTAGGAGCACAGAGTATTGATGTAAGTAAGCTCTCTGCCGTTTCTCATGGATTCACGTTCGATGCCTCTGGCCCTGTGGGAGGAGCGATCAGCGCTGCCCCATCACAGGACAAGATAGAAGCAGTATTCCATGGAAAGGGGGCTCATGCCGGATTCAAGCCAGAGACGGGTATCAGTGCCATCCAGATGGCAAGCCAAGCTGTCAGCTCAATGAGCCTGCTTCGCATCGACGAAGAGACCACCGCAAATGTGGGGTCATTCATTGCTCCGGGAGCCAAGAACATTGTATGTGACAAGGCAACCCTGGTCTTTGAGGCAAGAAGCCTTAATCCAAACAAACTGGCAGTACAATCGACAAGCATGATCGATGCAATGAGAAGTGCGGCCAAGGATCATGGTGGAAGCGTCGATATTACCCATGAACATCAGTATGAGGCATACCACCATAGGGAAGATGCAACAGTACTGAAGCACTTCAAGGAGGCATGTGGGAGCTTGGGCTTGCCTGTAAGTCTTGCCCCGACACTCGGGGGAAGTGATGCAAATGTCTTGAACAAGCTAGGTATAGAGACCCTTGTCTGTACCTCTGGTTATGAAGAACCTCATACAAAGAGTGAATACATACCCAAGAAGGAACTGGAAAACCTGTTTTCCTTGGTATTGGAGTTGATTACATTATGA
- a CDS encoding 3'-5' exonuclease has product MLNYTIVDSDSALAELRTSWRDRGIVSVAMDFEGEFNLHIYGEHLCLIQLFDGKSYYLVDPFNLSKESLKEFLEDTSLEKVMFDCASDSALVRKQYGIIMEGVYDIRVPAMALGYMGNLSGLVERYLPEIPKQPLSNKKKNQMTNWLKRPLKPEQIQYALSDVEHLFALKDLLITAIAEKGLQAKVAEQMQVVGKSKGPDKPGWTKFSSWKYLSKDEKVFLKHFFLARDGLARKYNVPAVRILEKPLLLQMAKNVPASDIDFHIYCGKCAPRKLNELVETLKKAKQEALIELGRA; this is encoded by the coding sequence ATGCTTAATTATACCATCGTTGATTCTGATTCTGCCTTAGCGGAGCTACGTACCTCTTGGAGAGATCGTGGCATTGTATCGGTTGCCATGGATTTTGAAGGGGAGTTCAATCTCCACATCTATGGGGAGCATCTTTGTCTTATCCAACTTTTTGATGGGAAATCGTATTATTTGGTAGATCCCTTCAACCTCTCCAAGGAATCCTTGAAGGAGTTTTTAGAAGATACCTCACTTGAGAAAGTGATGTTCGACTGTGCCAGTGATTCCGCTCTGGTAAGAAAGCAGTATGGAATTATCATGGAAGGTGTGTATGACATCAGGGTTCCTGCCATGGCCCTGGGATATATGGGAAATCTCAGTGGACTGGTAGAACGGTATCTTCCTGAAATCCCCAAACAGCCGCTGTCGAACAAGAAAAAAAACCAGATGACCAATTGGCTTAAGCGTCCCTTGAAACCAGAGCAGATCCAATATGCATTAAGTGATGTAGAACACCTGTTTGCTTTGAAAGATCTATTGATTACGGCAATAGCTGAGAAGGGTCTGCAGGCAAAGGTGGCTGAACAAATGCAGGTGGTGGGTAAGAGCAAAGGGCCTGACAAACCAGGCTGGACCAAATTCTCTTCCTGGAAGTACCTGTCAAAAGATGAGAAGGTTTTTCTTAAGCACTTCTTCCTTGCTCGCGATGGTCTTGCAAGAAAATATAATGTCCCTGCAGTAAGAATCCTGGAAAAACCTCTCTTGCTCCAGATGGCAAAGAACGTACCAGCCTCTGACATCGACTTTCATATCTACTGTGGAAAGTGCGCACCCAGGAAGCTCAATGAGTTGGTAGAGACACTGAAGAAAGCTAAACAGGAAGCGCTTATCGAGCTTGGCCGAGCCTAA
- a CDS encoding WYL domain-containing protein encodes MSQLERIVFINRSIEENGGVKTSLIEQEFSISRRQVLRDITYLREHLGAPITYDRSRNWYHYQTPFTLFSNSNERMLVLNAIVKSLAQSQGIMSDLTEMISEGIDSGVEKHYRSLSDKIIFITPVQDWPDYEIFNKICSAMKSEERMSMHYRNALGVHSHRHIEPLRLVNYSGRWYLLAFDMQHKQLRTFHLSRVEQLAQIEGDRMKIRFSDAELDSFINSGYGIFMGNEVTYVTFRVYGWAIHTLNTQSWHPQQKQRLVTEEGREALEVILPVSNLQEILSTLLSYGPDARPIAPEEFVLRYKQSVTQMWETAEKL; translated from the coding sequence GGAGTATTGAGGAGAATGGGGGCGTGAAGACATCCCTCATTGAACAAGAGTTCTCCATCTCACGGAGGCAAGTGTTAAGGGACATCACCTACTTGCGTGAGCATCTTGGAGCTCCCATTACCTATGATCGTTCAAGGAACTGGTACCATTACCAGACTCCCTTTACCCTATTCTCCAACTCGAATGAGCGAATGTTGGTGCTCAACGCCATCGTGAAGAGTCTGGCGCAATCCCAAGGCATCATGTCTGATCTTACAGAGATGATCAGTGAAGGCATTGATAGCGGAGTCGAGAAGCACTACCGATCCCTGAGCGATAAGATCATCTTCATTACTCCAGTACAGGACTGGCCTGACTATGAGATTTTCAACAAGATTTGCTCAGCCATGAAGAGTGAGGAGCGAATGAGTATGCACTACAGGAATGCTTTGGGTGTGCATTCTCATAGGCATATCGAGCCCCTCAGGTTGGTCAACTATAGTGGAAGGTGGTACTTGCTTGCCTTTGACATGCAGCACAAGCAACTCAGGACCTTTCATCTCTCCAGGGTAGAGCAGCTTGCCCAGATTGAAGGTGACCGTATGAAGATTCGATTCTCAGATGCAGAGTTGGATTCTTTCATCAATTCCGGATATGGGATATTTATGGGCAATGAGGTTACCTATGTGACTTTCCGCGTATATGGATGGGCCATCCATACACTGAACACCCAGAGTTGGCATCCACAGCAGAAGCAACGACTGGTAACTGAGGAGGGTAGAGAAGCACTAGAGGTCATCCTTCCTGTATCCAACCTTCAGGAGATCCTCTCGACACTCCTCTCCTATGGACCCGATGCACGTCCTATAGCGCCCGAGGAGTTTGTTCTTCGCTACAAGCAGTCTGTTACACAGATGTGGGAAACTGCAGAAAAATTGTAG